A stretch of Aedes aegypti strain LVP_AGWG chromosome 2, AaegL5.0 Primary Assembly, whole genome shotgun sequence DNA encodes these proteins:
- the LOC5574619 gene encoding zinc transporter 2, whose product MPVYLEVSTNCDDEQYDNGGSNVTSQQNLLSLQSISSLSHPNCLFNPSPKNDEPYGKTEKRKLLWAIGFTLVFMIAEFLGGYLSGSLAIMTDAAHLLSDCISFLIAVISIWISNKPPDGKMSFGYRRVEVIGAILSIVGIWALTAALVIMSIQRLISEDFEIDADTMIIVAVLGVVMNIATAFILHGSCSIVPHMHHGHSHGGHSHGHSHSHAHSNTNSQANLVEASSTPRSTPLSRSRSGSPTKKPCPKLDKLKICDEKKCDRMEVLTIPNLPSSPSVSPHPSSPNTRHNSFATNSSMQRPNLENILAIAKNKLNSEALRHRMSFDATLHSPDLISSSRFMYNKIGTDVDSGLAVSRRDSNVSNDTSLHEEPCSGGDHQLEDENLNVRAAIIHVIGDFIQSIGVLLAAIVIKFAPNLKVFDPICTFLFSIIVLVTTVRIFRDSMRILMDAVPVNISIEKLRTELGCIHGVKSVHELNVWSISTGLNLMTVHLTVDPIVNTSEILIAANTIARKGFNIKKCTVQIEKISF is encoded by the exons CTTTCACATCCAAATTGTCTATTCAACCCTAGTCCTAAGAACGATGAACCATACGGAAAGACTGAAAAACGTAAACTCCTGTGGGCGATTGGCTTCACGCTTGTTTTTATG ATAGCGGAATTCCTCGGAGGGTATCTATCCGGCAGTTTAGCCATCATGACCGACGCCGCCCATCTGCTGTCCGACTGCATCAGCTTCCTCATAGCGGTCATCTCCATCTGGATATCCAACAAACCTCCCGACGGGAAAATGTCGTTTGGCTATCGAAGAGTAG AGGTTATCGGTGCCATTCTGTCCATTGTGGGCATCTGGGCACTGACGGCAGCCCTCGTAATCATGTCCATCCAGCGGTTGATATCAGAGGACTTCGAAATCGACGCCGACACCATGATCATCGTTGCAGTTCTGGGGGTCGTCATGAACATCGCAACGGCTTTCATCCTACACGGGTCGTGCAGTATCGTACCGCACATGCACCATGGCCACTCTCATGGCGGTCACTCACATGGGCACTCTCACAGTCATGCTCACTCTAACACCAATTCGCAGGCGAACTTGGTGGAAGCGTCTTCAACGCCACGATCTACGCCTCTATCCCGATCACGATCTGGATCTCCAACCAAAAAGCCCTGTCCCAAGCTTGACAAACTAAAGATCTGCGACGAGAAAAAGTGCGATCGAATGGAAGTGCTGACCATTCCAAATTTGCCATCCAGCCCCAGTGTTAGCCCTCATCCATCCTCACCAAACACCCGACACAACTCGTTTGCGACTAATTCGTCCATGCAACGTCCCAATCTGGAGAACATTCTAGCCATAGCCAAAAACAAACTCAACTCGGAAGCCCTGCGACATCGGATGAGCTTCGATGCAACGCTGCACTCCCCGGACCTGATCAGCTCCAGTAGGTTCATGTACAACAAAATTGGTACCGACGTCGATTCGGGGCTGGCTGTGAGCCGGAGGGATAGTAATGTCAGCAACGACACATCCTTACATGAAGAACCGTGCTCCGGAGGCGATCATCAGCTCGAAGATGAAAATCTCAACGTTCGCGCAGCGATTATTCACGTGATCGGTGACTTCATTCAGAGCATCGGGGTGCTACTGGCTGCGATTGTGATCAAGTTTGCC CCAAATCTCAAGGTGTTCGATCCCATATGCACGTTTCTGTTTTCGATTATCGTACTGGTTACCACCGTGCGGATCTTCCGCGATTCGATGCGCATATTGATGGATGCCGTCCCCGTTAACATCTCGATCGAAAAGCTACGCACCGAGCTGGGTTGCATCCACGGAGTGAAATCCGTCCATGAGCTGAACGTGTGGAGCATATCCACCGGGTTGAATCTGATGACCGTGCATTTAACGGTTG ATCCAATAGTCAATACGTCGGAAATCTTAATCGCTGCCAACACCATTGCCCGGAAAGGATTCAATATCAAGAAATGTACGGTACAAATAGAGAAGATAAGCTTCTAA